A single region of the Camelus dromedarius isolate mCamDro1 chromosome 21, mCamDro1.pat, whole genome shotgun sequence genome encodes:
- the TLR5 gene encoding toll-like receptor 5, whose amino-acid sequence MLSLLYDAKSRNMGDHLDLLLGVVLMASPVLRISSCSFDGQMALYRFCNLTQVPQVPNTTKSLLLSYNYIRTVTTTSFPVLEQLQLLELGTQFTPLTIDKEAFRNLPNLRILDLGQNQVDFLHPDAFQGLPHLSELRLFYCGLSDAVLKDGYFRNLESLTRLDLSKNRIQSLHLHPSFWELNSLKSIDFSLNQIPVVCEHGLKPLQGKTLSFLSLADNNLYNRVSVDWEKCMNPFRNMVLETLDVSGNGWTVDITRNFSHAINGSQVFSLVLAHHIMGSHFGFHNIKEPDRNTFAGLARSSVIHLDLSHGFIFSLNFRLFEMLKELKVLNLAYNKINKIADEAFYGLDNLQVLNMSHNLLGELYNSNFDGLPEVAYIDLQKNHIGIIEDQTFRFLEKLNTLDLRDNALTTIYFIPSIPTVFLGGNKLVTLPNITLTANFIHLSENRLENLDDLYFLLQVPHLQFLILNQNRLSSCNQRHAPAENPSLKQLFLGENMLQLAWETGFCWDVFKGLSQLKILYLNNNYLNFLPPGVFYHLTALRGLSLSSNRLTVLFPGDLPATLEILDISRNQLLSPDPDLFASLSFVDLTHNKFICECELSTFINWLNQTNVTIFGSPEDIYCVYPSSYAGTSLYSVSTEGCDEEEVLKSLRFSLFILFTVTLTLFLMTMLVVTKFRGFCFLCYKKAQRLVFKDPAKERESDTYKYDAYLCFSSKDFEWVQNTLLKHLDAQYSDQNRFNLCFEERDFVPGENHIANIQDAVWSSRKIVCLVSRHFLRDGWCLEAFSYAQSRCLADLNGALIMVVVGSLSQYQLMKHQSIRGFVQKRQYLRWPEDLQDVGWFLNKLSQHILKKGKEKKKDNDIQLQSTTTIS is encoded by the exons ATGTTATCTCTGTTGTATGATGCCAAGTCCAG GAACATGGGAGATCATCTTGACCTTCTCTTAGGAGTGGTGCTCATGGCCAGTCCTGTGCTTAGAATTTCTTCCTGCTCCTTCGATGGTCAGATGGCCTTATATCGTTTCTGCAACCTCACCCAGGTCCCCCAGGTCCCCAATACCACCAAGAGCCTCCTGCTAAGCTACAACTACATCAGGACAGTCACAACCACATCCTTCCCTGTCCTGGAGCAGCTGCAGCTGCTGGAGCTCGGGACTCAGTTCACCCCTTTGACCATTGACAAAGAAGCCTTCAGAAACCTGCCCAATCTTAGAATCTTGGACCTGGGCCAAAATCAGGTAGACTTCTTGCATCCAGATGCTTTTCAAGGACTGCCCCATCTCTCTGAACTTAGACTGTTTTATTGTGGTCTCTCCGATGCTGTATTAAAAGATGGTTATTTCAGAAATTTAGAGTCTTTAACTCGCTTGGACCTATCTAAAAACCGGATTCAGAGTCTTCACCTTCATCCTTCATTCTGGGAATTGAATTCTTTGAAGTCCATTGATTTTTCCCTCAACCAGATACCAGTTGTATGTGAGCATGGGCTCAAACCCCTCCAAGGAAAAACACTCTCCTTTTTAAGCCTTGCTGATAATAACCTGTACAACAGGGTCTCAGTGGACTGGGAAAAGTGTATGAACCCATTCAGAAACATGGTCCTGGAAACCCTCGATGTTTCTGGCAATGGCTGGACAGTGGACATCACAAGAAACTTCAGCCATGCCATCAATGGAAGCCAGGTTTTCTCTTTGGTTCTTGCTCACCACATTATGGGTTCTCACTTTGGCTTCCATAACATCAAAGAACCTGACCGAAACACATTTGCTGGCCTGGCCAGGAGCTCGGTGATACATCTGGACCTTTCACACGGGTTTATCTTCTCCCTGAACTTCCGACTCTTTGAGATGCTCAAGGAGTTGAAGGTTCTGAACCTTGCctacaacaaaataaacaagattGCAGATGAAGCATTTTATGGACTCGACAACCTCCAAGTTCTCAATATGTCACATAACCTGCTGGGGGAACTTTATAATTCTAATTTTGATGGATTACCTGAGGTTGCCTATATTGACCTGCAAAAGAATCACATCGGGATCATTGAGGACCAGACATTCAGATTCCTGGAAAAATTAAATACCTTGGATCTCCGGGATAATGCTCTTACAACAATTTATTTTATTCCCAGCATACCTACTGTCTTCCTGGGTGGCAATAAGCTGGTGACTTTGCCAAACATCACACTTACAGCCAACTTCATCCACTTATCAGAGAACAGGCTGGAAAATCTGGATGATCTCTACTTCCTTCTCCAGGTCCCTCATCtccaatttctcattttaaatcaaaatcgCCTTTCCTCTTGTAACCAAAGGCATGCCCCGGCAGAGAATCCCAGCTTAAAACAGCTTTTCCTTGGAGAAAACATGCTGCAACTTGCCTGGGAAACCGGGTTCTGTTGGGATGTTTTTAAGGGGCTTTCCCAACTCAAAATCCTGTATTTGAATAACAACTACTTGAATTTCCTCCCACCAGGAGTCTTTTACCATCTAACTGCACTGAGGGGACTCAGCCTCAGCTCCAACAGGCTGACAGTTCTATTCCCTGGTGACTTACCTGCTACTTTGGAGATCCTGGATATATCCAGAAACCAGCTCCTATCTCCTGATCCTGATTTATTTGCATCACTCAGTTTTGTGGATCTAACTCATAACAAGTTCATCTGTGAGTGTGAACTTAGCACTTTTATCAATTGGCTCAATCAAACCAATGTCACGATATTTGGGTCTCCTGAAGACATATACTGTGTGTACCCGAGTTCGTACGCTGGGACTTCCCTCTACTCTGTTTCCACGGAAGGTTGTGATGAAGAGGAAGTTTTAAAGTCCCTCAGGTTTTCCCTTTTCATCTTATTCACTGTCACTTTGACTCTGTTCCTCATGACCATGCTTGTAGTCACGAAGTTCCGAGGGTTTTGTTTCCTCTGTTATAAGAAAGCCCAGAGACTGGTGTTCAAAGACCCCGCCAAGGAAAGAGAATCAGACACGTATAAGTACGATGCTTACTTGTGCTTCAGTAGCAAAGACTTTGAATGGGTGCAGAATACTTTGCTCAAACACCTGGACGCTCAGTATAGCGACCAAAACAGATTTAACCTGTGCTTTGAAGAAAGAGACTTTGTGCCAGGGGAGAACCACATCGCCAACATCCAAGATGCCGTGTGGAGCAGCAGAAAGATTGTCTGTCTTGTGAGCAGACACTTCCTTAGAGATGGGTGGTGCCTCGAAGCCTTCAGCTACgcccagagcaggtgcttagcTGACCTCAATGGCGCCCTCATCATGGTGGTGGTCGGGTCCCTGTCCCAGTACCAGCTGATGAAGCATCAGTCCATCAGAGGATTTGTACAGAAACGGCAGTACTTGAGGTGGCCTGAGGATCTTCAGGATGTTGGCTGGTTTCTTAACAAACTCTCTCAACACATtctaaagaaaggaaaggaaaagaagaaagacaatgacattcagttgcaaagtacaaccACCATCTCCTAG